One genomic region from Haloprofundus salinisoli encodes:
- a CDS encoding creatininase family protein — MTRTSDVLLENRTWTDVEDALEAGTRTAIIAVGSVEQHGPHLPLIMDTLAGDELSRRIAEKLGDAFATPTIRPGCSGHHMEFPGTITVPPETLMELIRSYCRSLDTHGFEHLVLVPTHGGNFAPVNTVAPELARELDANVVALAELDTMMELMNEGLREAGVEYEEPVIHAGAAETAMVLAAAEELVRTDRLELGREGDISVSRLLSDGFAAITENGVLGDPREATSEAGEAIFSKLTDAYVDRIEAERDAV, encoded by the coding sequence ATGACGCGCACATCCGACGTGCTACTGGAGAACCGGACGTGGACGGACGTTGAAGACGCACTCGAAGCGGGGACGCGAACCGCGATCATCGCCGTCGGTTCCGTCGAACAGCACGGACCGCACCTCCCGCTCATCATGGACACCCTCGCGGGCGACGAGCTCTCGCGGCGCATCGCCGAGAAACTCGGCGACGCCTTCGCCACGCCGACGATTCGCCCCGGCTGTTCGGGACACCACATGGAGTTCCCCGGCACGATTACGGTTCCGCCGGAGACGCTGATGGAGTTGATTCGGTCGTACTGCCGGTCGCTGGACACCCACGGATTCGAGCATCTCGTGCTCGTGCCGACCCACGGCGGTAACTTCGCGCCGGTCAACACCGTCGCCCCCGAGCTCGCGCGCGAGCTCGACGCGAACGTCGTCGCACTCGCAGAGCTCGACACGATGATGGAACTGATGAACGAGGGTCTGCGCGAGGCGGGCGTCGAGTACGAGGAACCGGTCATTCACGCAGGCGCGGCGGAGACGGCGATGGTGCTGGCCGCCGCCGAAGAACTCGTCCGAACCGACCGACTGGAACTCGGCCGCGAGGGCGACATCTCCGTCTCGCGGCTGCTCAGCGACGGCTTTGCGGCGATAACGGAGAACGGCGTCCTCGGCGACCCGCGGGAGGCGACGTCCGAGGCCGGCGAGGCGATCTTCTCGAAACTGACTGACGCGTACGTCGACCGAATCGAGGCCGAACGCGACGCGGTCTGA
- a CDS encoding DUF5806 family protein: protein MADDPATPSESPERETENGARDEAVETDERAAETEKSETKNGAAATDEASDAPIDAHEPVDDTAAEDVPEDVQKYARFKKMDGAQYDRVNGFLRDRTYITAREWAIARLCADFRTETGVEMTKIGENLPRLVPFMTDTYTPQAVNQARASFEGKVKKSGATFLYGAMSGFFTAEELDETMYEVTEIAKFLLEVEGVDLAVAEELDAEERISSVMREVRQSSAQLRAEEVECPECGHVHEPKQE from the coding sequence ATGGCAGACGACCCCGCGACGCCCTCGGAGTCGCCCGAGCGAGAGACGGAAAACGGCGCGCGCGACGAGGCAGTCGAGACCGACGAACGCGCGGCGGAGACGGAGAAGAGCGAGACGAAAAACGGCGCAGCAGCGACCGACGAGGCGAGCGACGCCCCCATCGACGCCCACGAACCCGTCGACGACACCGCCGCCGAAGACGTCCCCGAAGACGTCCAGAAGTACGCCCGGTTCAAGAAGATGGACGGCGCGCAGTACGACCGCGTCAACGGCTTCCTTCGGGACCGGACGTACATCACCGCCCGCGAGTGGGCCATCGCCCGCCTCTGCGCGGACTTCCGGACCGAGACGGGCGTCGAGATGACGAAAATCGGCGAGAACCTCCCGCGCCTGGTGCCCTTCATGACCGACACGTACACCCCGCAGGCGGTCAACCAGGCCCGCGCCTCCTTCGAGGGGAAGGTGAAGAAGTCGGGCGCGACGTTCCTCTACGGCGCGATGAGCGGCTTCTTCACGGCCGAAGAGTTGGACGAGACGATGTACGAGGTGACCGAAATCGCCAAGTTCCTCCTGGAGGTCGAAGGTGTCGACTTGGCGGTCGCCGAGGAACTCGACGCCGAGGAGCGGATTTCGAGCGTCATGCGCGAGGTCCGCCAGTCGAGCGCCCAGCTGCGTGCCGAAGAGGTGGAGTGCCCCGAGTGTGGGCACGTCCACGAACCGAAACAGGAGTAG
- a CDS encoding 30S ribosomal protein S6e: MADFKVVVADPEDGSTHQFDVDGQDANRFLGRDLGDEVDGGAVGLDGFSLELTGGSDKAGRPMRKDVPGPNLKSLLLEGGVGYKPSRDGERKRISVRGREISDEVVQINAKVVDGGSVTDALGGDEDDDEEGGDEDDE; the protein is encoded by the coding sequence ATGGCAGATTTCAAAGTCGTCGTCGCCGACCCCGAAGACGGCTCGACGCACCAGTTCGACGTGGACGGACAGGACGCGAACCGATTCCTCGGCCGAGATCTCGGCGACGAAGTCGACGGCGGTGCCGTCGGCCTCGACGGGTTCTCCCTCGAACTCACCGGTGGCTCCGACAAAGCCGGCCGTCCGATGCGCAAGGACGTCCCCGGTCCGAACCTCAAGTCGCTGCTGCTCGAAGGCGGCGTCGGCTACAAGCCCTCCCGCGACGGCGAGCGCAAGCGGATCAGCGTCCGCGGCCGCGAGATCAGCGACGAAGTCGTTCAGATCAACGCCAAAGTCGTCGACGGCGGCAGCGTCACCGACGCGCTCGGCGGCGACGAAGACGACGACGAGGAAGGCGGCGACGAAGACGACGAGTAA
- a CDS encoding aminopeptidase, with amino-acid sequence MDERVREHAEVLVDWSARIEAGDDVIVSVAEDAHDLAVAVAEKLGERGANVVTLYDSAEVSRAYLKNHDGEFDEDPAHELALLENADAYLRLGGGRNTTATADVPGETQRAFARAREGPREARMDTDWVATVHPTRSLAQQAGMAYEEYQRFVYDAVLRDWESLADEMTQMKEVLDAGSEVRIEKEQTDLTMSVEGRTAVNSAASVAYDSHNLPSGEVFTAPYATEGEVYFDVPMTIQSKRLTDVHLAFEAGEVVDFSAGQNEGVLADILDTDEGARRLGELGIGMNRGIDRFTDSILFDEKMGDTVHLAVGRAYDSCLPEGEAGNQSAVHVDMITDMSEDSRLLVDGEVVQRNGTFRWEDGFEG; translated from the coding sequence ATGGACGAGAGGGTACGCGAGCACGCCGAGGTGCTCGTCGACTGGAGCGCGCGCATCGAAGCCGGCGACGACGTTATCGTCAGCGTCGCCGAGGACGCCCACGACCTCGCCGTCGCCGTCGCCGAGAAACTCGGCGAGCGCGGCGCGAACGTGGTGACGCTGTACGACTCCGCGGAGGTGTCGCGGGCCTACCTGAAGAACCACGACGGCGAGTTCGACGAGGACCCGGCGCACGAACTCGCACTTCTGGAGAACGCCGACGCCTACCTCCGCCTCGGCGGTGGCCGAAACACGACCGCGACGGCGGACGTGCCCGGAGAGACCCAGCGCGCGTTCGCCCGCGCACGCGAAGGACCCCGCGAGGCGCGGATGGACACCGACTGGGTGGCGACTGTTCACCCGACGCGCTCGCTCGCCCAGCAGGCCGGGATGGCCTACGAGGAGTACCAGCGGTTCGTCTACGACGCCGTCCTCCGCGACTGGGAGTCGCTCGCCGACGAGATGACGCAGATGAAGGAGGTGCTCGACGCCGGCAGCGAAGTCCGAATCGAGAAGGAGCAGACCGACCTGACGATGTCCGTCGAGGGCCGGACCGCCGTGAACTCCGCCGCCTCCGTCGCCTACGACTCGCACAACCTCCCGTCGGGCGAGGTCTTCACGGCTCCGTACGCCACCGAGGGCGAGGTGTACTTCGACGTGCCGATGACTATCCAGAGCAAGCGTCTCACCGACGTCCACCTCGCGTTCGAGGCGGGCGAGGTCGTCGACTTCAGCGCCGGCCAGAACGAGGGCGTGCTCGCGGACATCCTCGACACCGACGAGGGCGCGCGTCGCCTCGGCGAACTCGGCATCGGGATGAACCGCGGCATCGACCGCTTCACCGACAGTATCCTCTTCGACGAGAAGATGGGCGACACCGTCCATCTCGCGGTCGGCCGGGCGTACGACTCCTGTCTCCCCGAGGGCGAAGCGGGCAACCAGTCGGCGGTCCACGTCGACATGATCACCGACATGAGCGAGGACTCGCGGCTGCTCGTCGACGGTGAAGTCGTCCAGCGAAACGGAACGTTCCGGTGGGAGGACGGCTTCGAGGGGTAG
- a CDS encoding universal stress protein: protein MKVLLGIGGSEDSYQALERTVERAVAADDDLTVAIVENPNSEATPEEIETRVREQLESAAIDAEIRHVEGDPGSSLVDLAESGGFDQLVLGGGQRSPMGKISIGGIAEFVLLNSHKTVKLVR, encoded by the coding sequence ATGAAGGTGTTACTGGGAATTGGCGGGAGCGAGGACTCGTATCAGGCGCTCGAACGCACGGTGGAACGAGCGGTCGCCGCGGACGACGACCTGACCGTCGCCATCGTCGAGAACCCGAACTCGGAGGCGACGCCCGAAGAGATCGAGACGCGCGTCCGCGAGCAGTTAGAGAGCGCCGCCATCGACGCCGAGATTCGGCACGTCGAGGGTGACCCCGGCAGCAGCCTCGTCGACCTCGCCGAGAGCGGCGGCTTCGACCAGCTCGTCCTCGGCGGCGGCCAGCGCAGTCCGATGGGCAAGATCAGTATCGGGGGCATCGCCGAGTTCGTGCTCCTGAACTCCCACAAGACGGTGAAACTGGTGCGATGA
- a CDS encoding cupredoxin domain-containing protein has product MSSQRPNNKRFDSNGSLSRRSLLAALGVGAAVAAAGCVSQAEADSPQATDSGEELDAQFGYVGRSLDATPPVEPDHEVQLLIAPREGAPVPEFYFEPAGLLVEPDDVVQFTLGTPDHTITAYHPQLGRTQRVPDGVPAISSPVLGAGTYWLYRFETPGVYDLYCAPHEPYGMAFRAVVGEASGPGADPVSMEDPAHGELRPPFQTSATVLADPALDPDAIVDAGSVSWSDLDPESKRLQM; this is encoded by the coding sequence ATGTCTTCGCAGAGACCGAACAACAAACGATTTGACAGTAATGGGTCCCTCTCGCGCCGCTCGCTGTTAGCGGCGCTCGGAGTCGGGGCGGCGGTCGCGGCCGCTGGTTGCGTGTCGCAAGCGGAGGCCGACAGCCCGCAGGCGACCGACTCCGGCGAGGAACTCGATGCGCAGTTCGGATACGTCGGTCGTTCGTTGGACGCCACCCCGCCCGTCGAGCCGGACCACGAGGTCCAACTGCTCATCGCTCCCCGGGAGGGAGCGCCCGTCCCCGAGTTCTACTTCGAACCGGCCGGGCTCCTCGTCGAACCGGACGACGTCGTCCAGTTCACGCTCGGGACGCCCGACCACACGATCACCGCTTACCACCCGCAGCTCGGACGGACCCAGCGCGTTCCCGACGGCGTACCCGCGATCTCTTCGCCCGTGCTCGGCGCAGGCACGTACTGGCTCTACAGGTTCGAGACGCCCGGCGTCTACGACCTCTACTGCGCCCCGCACGAACCGTACGGCATGGCGTTCCGCGCCGTCGTCGGCGAAGCCAGCGGCCCCGGCGCCGACCCGGTGTCGATGGAGGACCCCGCCCACGGCGAACTGCGGCCGCCGTTCCAGACGTCGGCGACGGTGCTCGCCGACCCCGCGCTTGACCCCGACGCCATCGTCGACGCCGGAAGCGTCTCGTGGAGCGACCTCGACCCAGAGAGCAAGCGCCTACAGATGTGA
- a CDS encoding CBS domain-containing protein, with protein sequence MSESVQGGRPGGEPGEPTLGLPVYGVSQRTPLAALADGLDPSGCVVVLDGERPLGVYSPRQVRRDEADPLAPETVGDLTPEKPLVVGASVPTETCLERALDSEERFVLVVDDADRLAGVVTRWQLLAARERDEPDAPVVELLVDDE encoded by the coding sequence ATGTCAGAGAGTGTGCAGGGCGGTCGACCCGGCGGAGAGCCGGGCGAACCGACGTTGGGGTTACCCGTCTACGGAGTATCGCAGCGGACGCCGTTGGCCGCGCTGGCCGACGGACTCGACCCGAGCGGGTGCGTCGTCGTACTGGACGGCGAACGGCCGCTCGGCGTGTACAGTCCGCGACAGGTGCGACGCGACGAGGCGGACCCGCTGGCGCCCGAGACGGTCGGTGACCTCACCCCAGAGAAGCCGCTGGTCGTCGGGGCGAGCGTTCCGACCGAAACGTGTCTCGAACGCGCGCTCGACTCCGAGGAGCGGTTCGTGTTGGTCGTCGACGACGCAGACCGCCTCGCCGGCGTCGTCACGCGGTGGCAACTGCTCGCGGCGCGAGAGCGCGACGAACCCGACGCGCCTGTCGTCGAGCTGCTCGTCGACGACGAGTAG
- a CDS encoding CBS domain-containing protein — MTLTDILDATVATAAPTTPVGDVTAAMRRNSLELVAVLDEQRPLGLLTPADIGRAYVAGEDLDDKTASDVLSGDLVTVRESEDLSALVAHLADENARRAAVVDDAGDFVGVVRLEDALVQYGEDLTRILSMFDG; from the coding sequence ATGACACTCACAGACATCCTCGACGCGACCGTCGCCACCGCCGCGCCGACGACGCCTGTCGGCGACGTGACCGCCGCGATGCGGAGGAACTCGCTCGAACTCGTCGCCGTCCTCGACGAGCAGCGACCGCTCGGCCTGCTGACGCCCGCCGATATCGGCCGCGCGTACGTCGCCGGCGAGGATCTCGACGACAAGACCGCCAGCGACGTCCTCTCGGGCGACCTCGTCACTGTCCGCGAGTCCGAGGACCTCTCGGCGCTGGTCGCACACCTCGCAGACGAGAACGCTCGTCGCGCCGCCGTCGTCGACGACGCGGGCGACTTCGTCGGCGTCGTCCGATTGGAAGACGCGCTTGTTCAGTACGGCGAGGATTTGACTCGGATTCTGTCGATGTTCGACGGGTGA
- a CDS encoding DUF7112 family protein: MPDRVSHDNPSVTTYRARLERSGGTRRPCLRLPDEVEAEGGDVVRLVLDGDERHAKVDSDAQGPLIRGAYDNRRLARTPGAGENRLVEWAESNDRKPGTSVELDEVEPGYLYGLRVPGKRAVYSVTHQPKSSLADIARQLDE; this comes from the coding sequence ATGCCGGACCGCGTCTCGCACGACAACCCCTCGGTGACGACGTACCGCGCTCGACTCGAACGAAGCGGCGGCACGCGGCGTCCCTGCCTCCGCCTTCCAGACGAAGTCGAAGCCGAGGGCGGCGACGTCGTCCGACTCGTTCTCGACGGCGACGAGCGCCACGCGAAAGTCGACAGCGACGCTCAGGGACCGCTGATTCGCGGCGCGTACGACAACCGCCGCCTGGCTCGCACGCCCGGCGCGGGCGAGAACCGACTGGTCGAGTGGGCCGAGTCGAACGACCGAAAACCGGGTACGAGCGTCGAACTCGACGAAGTCGAACCCGGCTACCTCTACGGTCTCCGCGTGCCGGGCAAACGCGCCGTCTACAGCGTCACCCACCAGCCGAAGTCGTCGTTGGCGGATATCGCGCGGCAGTTGGACGAGTAG
- a CDS encoding DUF5807 family protein, with product MSDRLEFFAGERLDDVALFLTDDYLDEQGKIANYGETVDGGVVLVEPGDKGRQLFAAGTGMKAMEFAQSAMGNEGVIADDLSGGECPAAEGEAESGADDHRVKFVFAFAEAKNEEVGGIYAEGDVIHAYAQCECGQSYSDRWVVE from the coding sequence ATGAGCGACCGACTGGAGTTTTTCGCCGGCGAGCGCCTCGACGACGTGGCGCTGTTTCTGACCGACGACTACCTCGACGAACAGGGAAAAATCGCAAACTACGGCGAGACGGTCGACGGCGGGGTCGTACTCGTCGAGCCCGGCGACAAGGGCCGACAGCTGTTCGCCGCCGGAACCGGGATGAAAGCGATGGAGTTCGCACAGAGTGCGATGGGCAACGAGGGAGTCATCGCCGACGATCTGAGCGGCGGGGAGTGTCCGGCCGCCGAAGGTGAAGCGGAAAGCGGAGCCGACGACCACCGCGTCAAGTTCGTCTTCGCGTTCGCGGAGGCGAAAAACGAGGAAGTCGGCGGCATCTACGCCGAAGGCGACGTGATTCACGCCTACGCGCAGTGCGAATGCGGGCAGTCGTACTCGGACCGCTGGGTCGTCGAGTAG
- a CDS encoding universal stress protein yields MTTPLELDLVLVPVDGSDESTVAIEYAIGIAEQYGAAVHAVYVLGEEMARAIETGAVEEDEIATETEAFTDNVAEMAESSDVEVATSTAYGFSTNVKTRHPGSVVLDTAEELDADFIVVPREPVSGDPGEVLEKAAEYVLLYASQPVLSV; encoded by the coding sequence ATGACGACGCCCTTGGAACTCGACCTCGTGTTGGTACCGGTCGACGGGAGCGACGAGTCGACTGTCGCCATCGAGTACGCCATCGGCATCGCCGAACAGTACGGCGCTGCCGTCCACGCTGTCTACGTGCTCGGCGAGGAGATGGCCCGCGCAATCGAAACCGGTGCCGTCGAGGAAGACGAGATCGCCACCGAGACGGAGGCGTTCACCGACAACGTCGCAGAGATGGCCGAATCGAGTGACGTCGAGGTGGCCACGTCGACGGCCTACGGGTTCTCGACGAACGTGAAGACCCGCCATCCCGGCAGCGTGGTCCTCGACACCGCAGAGGAACTCGACGCCGACTTCATCGTCGTCCCGCGTGAACCCGTCTCGGGTGACCCCGGCGAAGTGCTGGAGAAGGCCGCCGAGTACGTGCTGTTGTACGCGAGTCAGCCCGTACTGTCGGTCTGA
- a CDS encoding GNAT family N-acetyltransferase, which yields MKRERLYPDEPAGPFDAPPIEFEDREGRSIEIRAYDPDGDDYERLVEMYAEFDPADRAQGIPPGREERIRSWLDTILDSDCLNVVAWHGDEAAGHATLVPDEDAYELAIFVLQTYQRAGIGTYLMEALLGHGQTSGAEKVWLTVERWNRAAVALYKKIGFEVSNAESFELEMALRLN from the coding sequence ATGAAGCGAGAGCGTCTCTACCCCGACGAACCGGCGGGACCGTTCGACGCGCCGCCCATCGAGTTCGAGGACCGCGAGGGCCGCTCCATCGAGATTCGCGCCTACGACCCCGACGGCGACGACTACGAGCGCCTCGTCGAGATGTACGCCGAGTTCGACCCCGCCGACCGCGCGCAGGGCATCCCGCCGGGCCGCGAGGAGCGCATCCGGTCGTGGCTCGACACGATTCTCGACTCGGACTGTCTGAACGTCGTCGCGTGGCACGGCGACGAGGCGGCGGGCCACGCGACGCTCGTCCCCGACGAGGACGCCTACGAACTCGCCATCTTCGTGCTCCAGACGTACCAGCGCGCCGGCATCGGCACCTACCTCATGGAGGCCCTCCTGGGACACGGCCAGACCAGCGGTGCCGAGAAAGTGTGGCTCACCGTCGAGCGGTGGAACCGCGCGGCCGTCGCGCTCTACAAGAAGATCGGCTTCGAGGTGAGCAACGCCGAGAGTTTCGAGTTGGAGATGGCACTTCGACTGAACTGA
- a CDS encoding universal stress protein translates to MFDTIVIATDGSESVRRAVAVALDFAETFDATVHALYVVDSGEVDSSPERLREEMRDALHERGEEALETVRAEAARDVTTAVREGRPAAVIGEYAREHDADLVATGTRGRHGENRFLIGSVTERVVRTCPVPVLTVRQLDSSESA, encoded by the coding sequence ATGTTCGACACCATCGTTATCGCGACAGACGGCTCCGAGAGCGTCCGGCGCGCGGTGGCCGTCGCACTCGACTTCGCGGAGACGTTCGACGCGACGGTTCACGCACTCTACGTCGTCGACAGCGGGGAAGTCGACTCGTCGCCGGAGCGACTCCGCGAGGAGATGCGCGACGCGCTTCACGAACGCGGCGAGGAGGCGCTCGAAACCGTCCGCGCGGAGGCGGCCCGCGACGTGACCACCGCCGTCCGCGAGGGCCGCCCCGCGGCCGTCATCGGCGAGTACGCCCGCGAGCACGACGCCGACCTCGTCGCCACGGGGACGCGCGGCCGCCACGGCGAGAACCGGTTTCTCATCGGCAGCGTCACCGAACGCGTCGTCCGAACCTGCCCGGTTCCCGTGTTGACCGTGCGACAACTCGACAGCTCGGAGAGCGCCTGA
- the gnd gene encoding phosphogluconate dehydrogenase (NAD(+)-dependent, decarboxylating), with protein sequence MQLGVIGLGRMGQIVVERVVAAGHDVVAFDLNERAIETAAEAGADPAESVEDLVEKLGDEKRIWLMVPAGDAVDATLADLDPYLDDDDVVVDGGNSHFERSVERAKACRAAYLDCGTSGGPAGAELGFSLMVGGPQWAYDELTPVFDAVATGPDGHDRMGESGSGHYVKMVHNGVEYALMQAYGEGFELLADGRYDLDLEAVSRTWNNGAVIRSWLLELCEEAFAEEGSDLGDVADHIAGGSTGTWTVQEALEQEVPVPLIYQALAERFDSRNEGRFSRRLANRLRYGFGRHEVTRQ encoded by the coding sequence ATGCAACTGGGCGTCATCGGACTCGGTCGGATGGGCCAGATAGTCGTCGAACGAGTGGTCGCCGCGGGCCACGACGTGGTCGCCTTCGACCTCAACGAACGGGCGATAGAGACCGCCGCCGAGGCGGGCGCGGACCCCGCCGAGAGCGTCGAAGACCTCGTCGAAAAACTCGGCGACGAGAAGCGCATCTGGCTGATGGTGCCGGCCGGCGACGCCGTCGACGCGACGCTCGCGGACCTCGACCCGTATCTCGACGACGACGACGTGGTCGTTGACGGCGGCAACTCCCACTTCGAGCGCTCCGTCGAGCGCGCGAAGGCGTGTCGGGCGGCGTACCTCGACTGCGGCACCAGCGGCGGCCCCGCGGGCGCGGAACTCGGCTTCTCGCTCATGGTCGGCGGCCCGCAGTGGGCGTACGACGAGCTGACGCCCGTCTTCGACGCCGTCGCCACCGGCCCCGACGGCCACGACCGGATGGGCGAATCGGGGTCGGGCCACTACGTGAAGATGGTCCACAACGGCGTCGAGTACGCGCTGATGCAGGCGTACGGCGAGGGCTTCGAACTCCTCGCTGACGGCCGCTACGACCTCGACCTCGAAGCCGTCTCGCGGACGTGGAACAACGGCGCGGTCATCCGCTCGTGGCTGCTCGAACTCTGCGAGGAGGCGTTCGCGGAGGAAGGGTCGGACCTCGGCGACGTCGCCGACCACATCGCCGGCGGGTCGACCGGCACGTGGACCGTCCAGGAGGCGCTCGAACAGGAGGTTCCGGTGCCGCTCATTTACCAGGCGCTCGCCGAGCGCTTCGACAGCCGAAACGAAGGGCGGTTCTCGCGGCGGTTGGCGAACCGACTCCGCTACGGCTTCGGCCGCCACGAAGTCACCCGCCAGTGA
- a CDS encoding DHH family phosphoesterase, which produces MDDDLIDSGLLPLSRKSLLPGTGFFYPDSLDEERADERVKEAVEGAEAVVVADLDADGLGCAALIRELYDAALDPEPFLADIERRLEDDDPVADKEDEDEEADEDAALDSSVALVGAGPHNVEDALERVAEYADDGIDVYVCDLCPDKYEYVEEALESLVAHVDSVRWFDHHQWGDDVAAAVREAGVDLVVGDSDEECTTDVALRSLDYDFSEQFEELAAVTRDHDLWIREDARSDDLADYAYWVGNEEYVAIVAAYGADLPEQALAYVEHRRVEKGQLIELAVSRAEFKRVGEWTVGVTYGRCSQNEVAEALREQGADAAVIVKPAGSASIRGSESFERAHEVAAYVDGGGHPRAAGCKPDIYDDMLDYANHWSTQGSAAKRVILAAFERVAETAEEEEEAEPEDEGVETEL; this is translated from the coding sequence ATGGACGACGACCTCATCGACTCCGGACTGCTCCCCCTCTCGCGGAAATCGCTCCTTCCCGGGACGGGCTTTTTCTACCCCGACTCGCTCGACGAAGAGCGCGCCGACGAACGCGTCAAAGAGGCCGTCGAGGGCGCCGAAGCCGTCGTCGTCGCCGACCTCGACGCCGACGGACTCGGCTGTGCGGCGCTGATTCGAGAACTGTACGACGCGGCGCTCGACCCCGAACCGTTCCTCGCGGATATCGAACGCCGTCTCGAAGACGACGATCCCGTCGCCGACAAGGAGGACGAAGACGAGGAAGCCGACGAAGACGCGGCGCTCGACTCGTCGGTAGCGCTCGTCGGTGCCGGGCCGCACAACGTCGAGGACGCGCTCGAACGCGTCGCGGAGTACGCCGACGACGGTATCGACGTCTACGTCTGCGACCTCTGCCCCGACAAGTACGAGTACGTCGAGGAGGCGCTCGAATCGCTCGTCGCTCACGTCGACAGCGTCCGGTGGTTCGACCACCACCAGTGGGGCGACGACGTCGCGGCGGCGGTCCGGGAAGCGGGCGTCGACCTCGTCGTCGGCGACTCCGACGAGGAGTGTACGACCGACGTGGCGCTTCGCTCGCTCGACTACGACTTCTCCGAGCAGTTCGAGGAACTCGCCGCGGTGACGCGCGACCACGACCTCTGGATCCGCGAGGACGCCCGAAGCGACGACCTCGCCGACTACGCCTACTGGGTCGGCAACGAGGAGTACGTCGCCATCGTCGCCGCCTACGGCGCGGACCTCCCCGAGCAGGCGCTGGCGTACGTCGAACACCGACGCGTCGAGAAAGGACAACTCATCGAGCTCGCCGTCTCGCGGGCGGAGTTCAAGCGCGTCGGCGAGTGGACCGTCGGCGTCACCTACGGCCGCTGCTCGCAGAACGAAGTCGCCGAGGCGCTCCGCGAACAGGGTGCCGACGCCGCGGTCATCGTCAAACCCGCCGGGAGCGCGAGCATCCGCGGCTCCGAGAGCTTCGAGCGCGCGCACGAAGTCGCCGCCTACGTCGACGGCGGCGGCCACCCGCGCGCGGCGGGCTGTAAGCCCGACATCTACGACGACATGCTCGACTACGCGAACCACTGGAGCACGCAGGGCAGCGCGGCGAAACGCGTCATCTTGGCCGCCTTCGAGCGCGTCGCCGAAACAGCCGAAGAAGAGGAAGAAGCGGAACCCGAAGACGAAGGCGTCGAGACCGAACTGTGA
- a CDS encoding DUF7529 family protein, with protein MNDHPLMGKEAAWEAVVADMEATAEAYREGGWETVELHPGDVLPLSGVDIGVDVGDEPGGDATDASEERADWSGLDVLLPGNEFSAVEAVVEASTFDESEVLRTREDGVVLAVVVMKASAEKQAVFVPLYYDIADIAGVANAARSAGRLELALRPLSNDQRVLFALDDPELVLPE; from the coding sequence ATGAACGACCATCCACTGATGGGGAAGGAGGCGGCGTGGGAAGCCGTCGTCGCCGACATGGAGGCAACCGCCGAGGCGTACCGAGAGGGGGGATGGGAGACGGTCGAACTCCACCCGGGCGACGTGCTCCCGCTCTCCGGCGTAGATATCGGGGTGGACGTCGGCGACGAGCCCGGTGGCGACGCGACGGACGCCTCCGAGGAACGCGCCGACTGGAGCGGACTCGACGTGCTGCTGCCGGGCAACGAGTTCAGTGCCGTCGAAGCCGTCGTCGAGGCGTCGACGTTCGACGAGTCGGAAGTGCTCCGGACGCGAGAAGACGGCGTGGTTCTCGCCGTGGTGGTGATGAAAGCCTCGGCCGAAAAGCAGGCCGTGTTCGTCCCGCTGTACTACGATATCGCCGACATCGCGGGCGTGGCGAACGCCGCGCGGAGCGCCGGGCGTCTCGAACTGGCGCTGCGGCCGCTGTCGAACGACCAGCGGGTGTTGTTCGCGCTGGACGACCCCGAGCTGGTGTTACCGGAGTAG